Proteins encoded by one window of Emticicia oligotrophica DSM 17448:
- a CDS encoding FKBP-type peptidyl-prolyl cis-trans isomerase, translating into MMAACQKDGISGTEDEQIESYIKSKNLTITEKTASGLRFILTTPNTAGAKLATGQTVSVRYAGRLLSDKQFDAGTFSFRLGVGQVVPGFDEGIAKLKVGEKGTIIFPSSLGYGSAGAGSSIPGNSPLIFDIEILSAR; encoded by the coding sequence ATGATGGCAGCATGTCAGAAAGATGGCATTTCGGGCACAGAAGATGAGCAAATCGAAAGCTATATTAAAAGTAAAAACTTAACAATCACTGAGAAAACCGCTTCAGGTTTACGTTTTATATTAACTACTCCAAATACTGCTGGTGCAAAATTAGCAACAGGACAAACGGTTTCGGTAAGATACGCGGGTCGTTTGCTTTCTGATAAGCAATTTGATGCAGGTACGTTTAGTTTCAGATTGGGTGTAGGGCAGGTAGTACCGGGCTTCGATGAGGGCATCGCCAAACTAAAAGTTGGTGAGAAAGGCACAATTATTTTCCCATCTTCTTTGGGGTATGGTTCGGCAGGTGCAGGGTCATCCATTCCAGGAAACTCACCTTTGATTTTTGATATTGAAATCCTTTCGGCCAGATAA
- a CDS encoding PQQ-dependent sugar dehydrogenase: MKKTLIRSAYALAIFSTSTTFFAFRNHIDPPSKAVPAEGIKLPAGFSATVLGSDLGATRHITVSKNGDVYAKLSKLKDGKGICLLRDTNKDGVIDETKYFSNYPGTGITIKNGFLYASSNTGVLRYKLNEKEEVIDTENPEKIVDGLVDKGRDNAKPFVLDNANNIYVTVGSYNDPCREKGSGKGIMPCSILDSAGGIWKFNAQKLNQTYADGIRYATGLKNAVGTAWNSKTNTLFATVHGRGQFHDFYPQYYTPQQSAELPAETLYELHQGDDAGWPYIYYDQFQKKKIVAPEYGGDGKKTGGEKAINPTVAFPAHLGPNDLLFYTGTMFPAKYRNGAFIAFHGQSPELKKGYLVAFVPFVGNKPSGKWEIFADGFAGTDLVKPTGPIQHRPCGLAQGPDGALYVSDDLGGTIYRIAYKK; this comes from the coding sequence ATGAAAAAAACATTGATTCGTTCGGCCTATGCTTTGGCCATTTTTTCAACCTCAACCACATTTTTTGCTTTTCGTAATCATATCGACCCACCGAGTAAGGCTGTACCCGCCGAAGGCATCAAACTTCCTGCGGGTTTTTCAGCTACAGTTCTAGGCTCTGATTTAGGAGCAACTCGACACATTACTGTTTCAAAAAATGGCGATGTTTACGCTAAATTATCTAAACTTAAAGATGGAAAAGGCATTTGTTTATTAAGAGATACTAATAAAGATGGTGTCATTGATGAAACAAAATATTTTTCAAATTACCCAGGAACCGGTATCACCATCAAAAATGGATTTCTTTACGCCTCTTCGAATACTGGCGTGCTTCGCTACAAGCTCAATGAAAAAGAAGAGGTGATAGACACCGAAAATCCAGAAAAAATAGTTGATGGATTGGTAGATAAAGGCCGAGATAATGCCAAACCCTTTGTGCTGGATAATGCTAATAATATTTATGTTACGGTGGGTTCGTATAATGACCCTTGCCGTGAAAAAGGTTCGGGCAAAGGTATTATGCCATGTTCGATTTTAGATTCGGCGGGTGGAATTTGGAAATTCAATGCTCAAAAATTGAATCAAACTTATGCCGATGGCATTCGCTATGCAACTGGACTAAAAAATGCGGTTGGAACTGCTTGGAATTCCAAAACAAACACGCTTTTTGCAACCGTACATGGTCGTGGACAATTCCATGATTTTTATCCGCAATATTATACGCCACAACAAAGTGCCGAGCTTCCAGCCGAAACACTTTACGAACTTCACCAAGGAGATGATGCAGGCTGGCCATATATCTATTATGACCAATTTCAGAAAAAGAAAATTGTTGCTCCTGAGTACGGTGGCGATGGCAAAAAAACAGGTGGCGAAAAAGCAATCAATCCAACGGTGGCTTTTCCTGCTCACTTAGGGCCAAATGATTTACTTTTTTATACTGGCACGATGTTTCCTGCGAAATACCGAAATGGAGCATTTATTGCTTTTCACGGACAATCTCCTGAATTAAAGAAAGGATATTTGGTGGCTTTTGTGCCATTTGTGGGCAATAAACCTTCGGGTAAATGGGAAATTTTTGCTGATGGTTTTGCTGGAACTGACCTCGTGAAACCTACTGGCCCAATTCAGCATCGCCCTTGCGGATTGGCCCAAGGCCCCGATGGAGCCTTATACGTGAGCGACGATTTAGGCGGAACTATTTACCGAATTGCTTATAAAAAGTAA
- a CDS encoding DUF1501 domain-containing protein yields the protein MQNEFFNHKLNVTRRHFLGKTAAGIGSLALGSLLMPNLFKGSGDESLDQLPLGLPHFAPKAKRVIYLFQNGAPSQLESFDYKPTLAKMMGEDLPASIRNGQRLTGMTSNQTKFPLMGSFFDFKQYGQSGAWVSDLFPNIAKIVDDICIVRTMNTDAINHDPALTFMQTGAQVGNRPSMGAWLSYGLGSENKNLPAFCVLLSRGRGNGQGVYSKLWTNGFLDSTHQGVVFSSGEDPILYLNDPEGTDKMARRRMLDKLSELNHLGFEENGDPEVQAKVQQYEMAYRMQTAVPELTDLSKEPDHIIKMYGPECLVPGTYAANALLARKLSESGVRFVQLYHQGWDQHGNLPGEMPLQAQDVDRASAALITDLKQRGLLDETLVIWGGEFGRTNYCQGNFTKDNYGRDHHPRAYSIWMAGGGVKPGIVYGETDEFGYNIVRDPVHIHDFHATVMHLMGLNHEQLTYKHLGRRYRLTDVAGKVIPGLMV from the coding sequence ATGCAAAACGAATTCTTCAACCATAAGCTAAATGTTACTCGTAGGCATTTCTTGGGTAAAACTGCTGCAGGTATTGGTAGTTTAGCCTTGGGTTCATTATTGATGCCTAATTTGTTCAAAGGCTCGGGTGATGAGAGCCTCGACCAACTCCCTTTAGGACTTCCACATTTTGCACCTAAAGCCAAACGTGTCATTTATTTATTTCAGAATGGAGCTCCCTCGCAGTTAGAATCTTTCGATTATAAACCCACACTTGCAAAAATGATGGGAGAAGATTTGCCTGCTTCTATCAGAAATGGGCAACGTTTAACAGGAATGACATCGAATCAGACTAAATTTCCGTTGATGGGTTCATTTTTCGATTTTAAACAATACGGACAATCGGGTGCTTGGGTGAGTGATTTGTTTCCAAATATTGCTAAAATAGTTGATGATATTTGCATCGTTCGAACCATGAATACCGATGCCATTAACCATGACCCTGCACTTACTTTTATGCAAACAGGGGCACAGGTGGGTAATCGTCCGAGCATGGGGGCGTGGCTTAGCTATGGTTTAGGAAGTGAAAATAAAAATCTTCCTGCATTCTGTGTATTACTTTCACGTGGCCGTGGAAATGGACAGGGGGTTTACTCAAAACTATGGACAAACGGATTCTTAGATTCTACACACCAAGGGGTAGTTTTTAGTAGTGGAGAAGACCCAATTTTGTACCTCAACGACCCCGAAGGTACAGATAAAATGGCTCGCCGAAGAATGTTAGATAAATTATCGGAGCTTAATCACTTAGGTTTTGAAGAGAATGGCGACCCTGAAGTACAGGCTAAAGTTCAACAATACGAAATGGCTTACAGAATGCAAACGGCTGTGCCTGAACTTACTGATTTATCAAAAGAACCTGACCATATTATTAAAATGTATGGCCCCGAATGTTTAGTACCCGGAACTTATGCAGCAAATGCTCTTTTAGCTCGAAAATTATCAGAATCGGGAGTGAGATTTGTTCAGCTTTATCACCAAGGGTGGGACCAACATGGAAATCTTCCCGGTGAAATGCCACTTCAAGCTCAAGATGTTGACCGTGCTTCTGCGGCACTAATTACCGACCTGAAGCAACGCGGACTTCTCGATGAAACTTTGGTGATTTGGGGTGGAGAATTTGGCCGTACGAATTATTGTCAAGGTAATTTCACGAAAGATAATTATGGTCGAGACCACCATCCTCGTGCTTACAGTATTTGGATGGCAGGTGGCGGCGTAAAACCTGGCATTGTTTATGGCGAAACCGATGAATTTGGCTACAACATCGTGCGTGACCCTGTGCATATTCATGATTTTCATGCAACAGTTATGCACCTTATGGGGCTAAACCATGAACAACTTACCTATAAGCATCTGGGGCGTAGATATCGCTTAACTGATGTCGCTGGAAAAGTAATTCCAGGGCTCATGGTGTAG
- a CDS encoding LlaJI family restriction endonuclease produces the protein MIILFEEYHYEISQLEPILSERYYLPLADGFRCKINYVGYYFDASRQAQPVMILPKVFLDDSGKVFGNFDPTDFLDLATNEKTRNALKAENKLGFLYEMNTWLFLSIKKFKERNTQSSISETSDLAQVVSNIGQQAISELEIMRSLIRFNQEHQQLFTFIKKTNSSQNHKTDWSKTITRKTAYFQAETPLYLDTLTKQKTIHVDEELIVIFYSVLASLNQKYFLKIPLNPLFKVLSAREFDAFMRHGTRVLKQIKYKYFSDKLLKMWHLLYAYCERQEQIKSQRSKREFLLAKDFNIIFEDMVDALLAEPNLPKQLKEQNDGKIIDHIYPYHDLLTEQDFIYHIADSKYYGANAKLSKHDQAQQYTYAKNVIQYNVDWLNDDKNTGNIRYRDELTEGYNVTPNFFISAFVNDNLDFREDGLKFKENFKRNNHFTNRLFDRDTLILQAYNINFLFVLSAYIQNSNSQIETFKKHTRKQFRTKLVQYLTDKFEFRKIIVAYDIEQFVEQNFRKLQGKIYRPSGWENELLLAVEKGTSIFEDLENCKIESYDLSI, from the coding sequence ATGATTATCCTTTTTGAAGAATATCATTACGAAATCTCACAACTTGAGCCGATTCTGAGCGAACGCTATTATTTGCCTTTGGCTGATGGTTTTCGTTGCAAAATCAACTACGTGGGTTATTATTTTGATGCCAGCCGCCAAGCCCAACCAGTGATGATTTTACCCAAAGTTTTTCTTGATGATTCGGGAAAAGTATTTGGTAATTTCGACCCTACCGATTTTTTAGATTTAGCCACCAACGAAAAAACACGCAATGCTCTGAAAGCAGAAAATAAACTTGGTTTTCTGTACGAGATGAATACTTGGCTGTTTTTATCAATCAAAAAGTTTAAAGAACGCAATACTCAGAGCAGCATCAGCGAAACCTCCGACCTCGCCCAAGTGGTTTCAAATATTGGTCAGCAGGCTATATCCGAACTCGAAATCATGCGTAGTCTAATACGCTTCAACCAAGAGCATCAACAACTTTTTACTTTCATCAAGAAAACCAATAGTTCGCAAAACCACAAAACCGATTGGTCGAAAACAATTACTCGCAAAACTGCCTATTTTCAAGCCGAAACCCCGCTATATCTTGATACTCTCACGAAGCAAAAAACGATTCACGTAGATGAAGAATTAATCGTAATTTTTTATTCGGTGTTGGCATCGCTCAACCAAAAATATTTCTTAAAAATTCCACTTAATCCACTGTTCAAGGTTTTGTCTGCAAGAGAATTCGATGCTTTCATGCGGCACGGAACAAGGGTTTTGAAACAAATCAAATACAAGTATTTTAGCGATAAACTGTTGAAAATGTGGCATTTACTCTATGCTTATTGCGAGCGACAAGAACAAATAAAGTCGCAACGTAGCAAAAGAGAGTTTTTGTTGGCAAAAGATTTTAATATTATTTTTGAAGATATGGTTGATGCTTTATTGGCAGAGCCAAATTTGCCCAAACAACTAAAAGAACAAAACGATGGTAAAATAATTGACCACATTTATCCGTATCATGATTTACTGACCGAGCAAGATTTTATCTATCATATTGCAGATAGTAAATACTATGGTGCAAATGCAAAATTGAGCAAACATGACCAAGCCCAACAATATACATATGCCAAAAATGTGATTCAGTATAACGTTGATTGGCTAAATGATGATAAAAATACAGGGAATATCAGATACCGTGATGAACTGACGGAGGGCTATAATGTTACTCCAAATTTTTTTATCAGTGCATTCGTGAATGATAACCTTGATTTTAGAGAAGATGGTCTGAAGTTTAAAGAAAATTTCAAGCGAAATAATCATTTTACCAACCGTTTATTTGATAGAGATACCTTGATTTTGCAAGCTTATAATATCAATTTTTTGTTTGTGCTTTCGGCCTATATTCAAAATAGCAATAGCCAAATAGAAACTTTCAAGAAGCATACACGCAAGCAATTTAGAACTAAATTAGTGCAGTATTTGACTGATAAGTTTGAGTTTCGAAAAATCATTGTGGCATATGATATTGAGCAATTTGTAGAGCAGAATTTTAGAAAGCTACAAGGTAAAATTTATCGCCCATCTGGTTGGGAAAATGAATTACTGCTGGCGGTGGAAAAAGGAACAAGTATCTTTGAAGATTTAGAAAATTGTAAGATTGAATCTTATGATTTAAGTATTTGA
- a CDS encoding YchJ family protein, which produces MCHCGENRPFSECCEPIINGQKKAETAEQLMRSRYSAYVVVNTKYLIETTYPSQQKNFDEADIRAWAVANQWQKLEVIASQKGKPSDELGEVEFKASYLDEVGTLRTHHEKSTFVQENGRWYYLSGVIGGTKPLLSTQNRNDLCACGSGKKYKKCCGK; this is translated from the coding sequence ATGTGTCATTGTGGTGAAAATAGACCTTTTTCGGAGTGTTGTGAGCCTATTATTAACGGTCAGAAAAAAGCCGAAACGGCCGAACAACTCATGCGTTCGAGGTACTCAGCTTATGTCGTAGTGAATACCAAATATTTGATTGAAACAACATATCCAAGTCAGCAGAAGAATTTTGATGAGGCTGATATTAGAGCTTGGGCGGTAGCTAATCAATGGCAAAAGTTAGAAGTAATTGCGAGTCAAAAAGGAAAGCCAAGCGATGAACTCGGTGAGGTTGAATTCAAAGCATCATATTTAGATGAAGTGGGTACTTTGAGAACGCATCACGAAAAATCAACATTTGTACAAGAAAATGGTCGCTGGTATTATCTAAGTGGAGTCATTGGTGGAACTAAACCTCTCTTAAGCACCCAAAATCGAAATGATTTGTGTGCTTGTGGTAGTGGTAAGAAATACAAGAAATGTTGTGGAAAATAG
- a CDS encoding PSD1 and planctomycete cytochrome C domain-containing protein, with protein MKSIVFRAKTFILLLLTSVSLATIVSNCTSSSAETGAIPDEVDYNFHIRPILSDRCFKCHGPDVNKREANLRLDTPEGAYAALKDNPKAHAIVAGNLEASEVYQRLITKDSTLRMPPPESNLKLTQHEIELIAKWIKQGAKYKPHWAFIAPQKPKLPEADKDWVKNEIDYFTYAKMDEKGLEPNEEADKERLLKRVSFDLVGLPPTLEMQERFLKDNSPNAYEKIVDELLKDKHYGEKMAIPWLDVARYADSHGYQDDGLRTMWPWRDWVIHAFNSNYPYSQFVTWQLAGDLLPNPNKEMLLATGFNRNHKITQEGGVIDEEYRVEYVTDRTNTFGKAFLALTFECAHCHDHKYDPISQKDYYRTFAFFNQVPEKGLFGTIDASFADPPNMKISTEDVKSILKFINKKDTAKVAVMVMKDSSVVRPTYVLNRGNYDAHGEVVRFGVPSSIMPFDTNKLEKNRLGLAKWLLDAKNPLTARVFVNRIWAQFFGRGIVKTLGDFGMQSELPSHPELLDWLAVDFRTNGWNIKRLVKQIVMSATYRQSSTLNDKHLKIDPENIYLSRASRLRIPAENVRDHVLASSGILNTEIGGPSVKPYQPKGLWEVATSGRGTLARYVQDHESDLYRRGMYVFIKRTVPPPSMLIFDASNRDQCEVQRSRTNTPLQALVMMNDPQVMEGSRVMAENLMSENIPLEKKLEKAFRKIVCRQPKAKELAILSNYFESEKEFFGKNAAKAQKILSVGEFKKKDIKDKQATAALMQAIQMIFNMEEAIVRG; from the coding sequence ATGAAAAGTATAGTTTTCAGAGCTAAAACTTTTATTCTTTTGTTGCTTACAAGTGTAAGTTTGGCTACGATTGTATCCAATTGCACCAGTTCTTCGGCCGAGACAGGAGCCATACCCGATGAAGTTGACTACAACTTCCATATCCGCCCAATTCTTTCAGATAGATGTTTCAAATGTCATGGTCCAGATGTAAATAAGCGAGAAGCAAATTTACGCCTTGATACACCCGAAGGTGCTTATGCCGCTCTGAAAGATAACCCAAAAGCACATGCCATTGTAGCTGGAAATTTAGAAGCCTCTGAAGTTTATCAACGACTTATCACTAAGGATTCTACGCTTAGAATGCCTCCGCCTGAGTCGAATCTGAAACTTACTCAACACGAAATTGAATTAATTGCCAAATGGATAAAGCAAGGGGCGAAATACAAGCCTCACTGGGCTTTTATTGCTCCTCAAAAACCGAAACTTCCAGAAGCAGATAAAGATTGGGTGAAAAATGAAATCGACTATTTTACCTACGCGAAAATGGACGAAAAAGGTTTAGAACCTAATGAAGAGGCTGATAAAGAACGCTTATTGAAAAGAGTGAGTTTCGACCTTGTCGGATTGCCCCCAACGCTTGAAATGCAAGAAAGGTTCTTGAAGGATAATTCGCCAAATGCTTATGAAAAAATTGTTGATGAACTGCTCAAAGACAAGCATTATGGAGAAAAAATGGCTATTCCGTGGCTTGATGTGGCTCGTTATGCCGATTCACATGGGTACCAAGATGATGGCTTACGTACGATGTGGCCTTGGCGTGATTGGGTAATTCATGCGTTTAACTCAAATTATCCTTATAGCCAGTTTGTTACGTGGCAGTTAGCCGGAGATTTATTGCCCAACCCCAATAAAGAAATGTTGTTGGCGACAGGTTTTAATCGAAATCATAAGATTACACAAGAAGGCGGAGTAATTGATGAAGAATATCGTGTAGAATATGTAACTGACCGTACCAATACTTTTGGAAAAGCATTTTTAGCCTTAACTTTTGAGTGTGCTCATTGCCACGACCATAAATATGACCCAATTTCGCAAAAGGATTATTATCGAACTTTTGCGTTTTTTAACCAAGTTCCCGAAAAAGGTCTTTTTGGTACGATAGATGCCTCTTTTGCCGACCCACCAAATATGAAAATTTCAACCGAAGATGTGAAGTCGATTTTGAAGTTTATTAATAAAAAAGATACAGCCAAAGTTGCAGTCATGGTGATGAAAGATTCATCGGTGGTTCGACCAACTTATGTGCTGAATCGTGGCAATTATGATGCTCATGGCGAAGTAGTAAGATTTGGTGTTCCAAGTAGTATTATGCCTTTCGATACCAATAAACTTGAGAAGAATCGCTTAGGTTTAGCAAAATGGTTGTTAGATGCAAAGAATCCGCTGACTGCTCGCGTGTTTGTCAACCGAATTTGGGCTCAGTTTTTTGGACGAGGAATTGTAAAAACTCTCGGTGATTTTGGTATGCAAAGCGAACTTCCATCTCACCCGGAATTATTAGATTGGTTGGCAGTTGATTTCAGAACAAATGGCTGGAATATCAAACGTTTAGTGAAACAAATTGTTATGTCGGCCACGTATCGACAATCTTCTACTCTAAATGATAAACACCTAAAAATTGACCCTGAAAATATTTATTTATCAAGGGCTTCACGTTTACGTATTCCTGCAGAAAACGTACGAGACCACGTGTTGGCCAGCAGTGGTATATTAAACACTGAAATTGGTGGACCAAGTGTGAAGCCTTATCAACCAAAAGGTTTGTGGGAAGTAGCTACTTCGGGCCGTGGTACTTTGGCTCGATATGTACAAGACCACGAGTCAGACCTTTACCGTAGGGGAATGTATGTATTTATCAAACGTACGGTGCCGCCTCCTTCAATGCTTATTTTTGATGCTAGTAACCGCGACCAATGTGAGGTTCAGAGAAGCCGAACAAATACGCCATTGCAAGCTTTGGTAATGATGAACGACCCTCAAGTAATGGAAGGCTCAAGAGTAATGGCCGAAAACCTAATGAGCGAAAATATTCCTTTAGAAAAGAAACTCGAAAAGGCTTTTCGAAAAATTGTTTGTCGCCAACCGAAGGCTAAAGAACTGGCGATTTTAAGTAATTATTTTGAGTCGGAAAAGGAATTTTTTGGTAAAAATGCTGCAAAAGCTCAGAAAATTTTGAGCGTTGGTGAATTTAAGAAGAAAGATATAAAAGATAAACAGGCTACTGCCGCCTTGATGCAGGCCATCCAGATGATTTTTAACATGGAAGAGGCCATTGTGAGAGGGTGA
- a CDS encoding chitobiase/beta-hexosaminidase C-terminal domain-containing protein — protein sequence MDRFYKISSYLLLSLNILLLFLLLFEEKVSLPVWMSPIGRMHPLLLHLPIGFVVLMVILTFLKNEFESKSYEVFQKLLLTLTAISAAVVALMGFFLSREGGYDESLLQIHKYTGVLVSFVSYLAIAFYDKFTSINYSNWVLLAVIAITGHFGAGITHGENYLFESLQSKAEAKKFTEENTVYEAAIFPILEAKCVACHNDQKTKGQLNMSSIEKILRGGKNGSIWKIGDALNSHIIQRANLPLEHKEHMPPKGKPQLSAEEIALLIAWINEGADTKKVIKNYASNSETKKLVAKLISANSTTQTSKNYDFSAASAAKIEEVNTPFCSVFALANGSPALQADFFVSKKFDRKSLENLSKVREQLVVLNLSKMPLKDEDLSLINFPNLEKLNLNQTDITGKTLEQLKKCQNLESLALAGTKVSKESLEKVLDLPKLKEIFIWNTPINESTINELARRYSKVRFDKGGVDNPNEILKLNPPILVNEEFIIKANTPIVLKHTLRDVKIRYTLDGTNPDSTTNLVYSKPIMISSYTKLKAIATKDNWYSSKMIEYSFYKATYTPDSVYLLTPTNPKYAGKGAKTITDFKKGAIDNFQEPAWLGFRENEMVALFEFKTPKPLKDMTVSYLQKMDSYIMPPASVEVWAGNSKNDLKLVKKIQPTMPTKMELNANIGLNVALGGGNYKLVKLIVKPIAKLPSWHPGKGDKAWFFVDEVFFN from the coding sequence ATGGACCGCTTTTATAAAATCTCATCATACCTATTATTAAGCTTAAATATACTCTTACTATTCCTTTTATTATTTGAAGAAAAAGTAAGCCTTCCTGTATGGATGAGTCCAATTGGGCGTATGCACCCACTTTTACTGCATTTACCTATTGGATTTGTTGTTTTGATGGTGATTCTAACTTTCTTGAAAAACGAATTTGAAAGTAAAAGTTATGAGGTTTTTCAGAAACTATTGCTTACGCTAACCGCAATTTCAGCAGCTGTTGTAGCTTTGATGGGCTTCTTTTTATCTAGAGAAGGGGGGTATGATGAAAGTCTCTTACAAATTCATAAATATACGGGTGTCTTGGTGAGTTTTGTTTCTTACTTAGCTATTGCATTTTATGATAAATTTACTTCAATAAACTACTCAAATTGGGTATTATTGGCAGTAATTGCTATTACGGGTCATTTTGGGGCGGGCATTACACATGGCGAAAACTACTTGTTCGAGTCGCTACAAAGCAAAGCAGAAGCAAAGAAATTTACGGAAGAAAACACAGTTTATGAAGCAGCAATTTTCCCAATTTTAGAGGCGAAATGTGTAGCTTGCCATAACGACCAAAAAACGAAAGGTCAGCTAAATATGAGTAGTATCGAAAAAATTCTAAGAGGAGGAAAAAATGGCTCTATTTGGAAAATTGGAGATGCCTTAAATAGCCACATTATTCAGCGAGCCAATTTGCCTTTAGAGCATAAAGAGCACATGCCTCCGAAAGGCAAACCGCAATTAAGTGCAGAAGAAATTGCCTTACTTATAGCTTGGATAAATGAAGGAGCAGATACCAAGAAAGTGATTAAAAATTATGCTTCAAATTCTGAGACTAAGAAGCTTGTTGCAAAATTAATTTCTGCTAATTCTACTACACAAACAAGTAAGAACTATGATTTTTCTGCTGCTTCGGCAGCTAAAATAGAAGAAGTAAATACACCTTTTTGTTCGGTGTTTGCTTTAGCAAATGGCTCGCCTGCTTTACAAGCTGACTTTTTTGTGAGTAAAAAATTCGACCGAAAAAGTTTAGAAAACCTTTCAAAAGTTCGTGAGCAGTTAGTCGTATTAAACCTTTCAAAAATGCCTTTGAAAGATGAAGATTTATCCTTGATAAATTTCCCGAATCTTGAAAAACTTAACCTAAATCAGACCGATATTACTGGAAAAACCTTAGAACAACTTAAAAAGTGTCAGAATTTAGAGTCTTTGGCTTTGGCTGGTACAAAAGTATCTAAAGAGAGTCTTGAGAAAGTGCTTGATTTGCCTAAGTTAAAAGAAATCTTCATCTGGAATACACCAATCAATGAATCGACTATTAATGAATTGGCTCGTCGATATTCAAAAGTGAGGTTTGATAAAGGTGGAGTGGATAATCCTAACGAAATTCTGAAACTCAATCCACCTATTTTGGTCAACGAAGAGTTTATCATTAAAGCTAATACGCCAATTGTGCTTAAACATACTTTGCGTGATGTAAAAATCAGATATACGCTCGATGGCACAAATCCTGATTCAACTACTAATTTGGTTTATAGTAAGCCAATCATGATTAGTAGCTACACAAAGCTCAAAGCTATCGCCACAAAAGATAATTGGTATTCGAGTAAAATGATTGAATATAGTTTTTATAAGGCAACTTATACGCCAGATAGTGTTTATTTGCTTACACCCACCAATCCAAAATATGCAGGAAAAGGGGCTAAAACTATTACAGATTTCAAGAAAGGAGCTATTGATAATTTCCAAGAACCCGCTTGGTTGGGCTTTAGAGAGAATGAAATGGTGGCATTATTCGAATTCAAAACGCCAAAGCCACTCAAAGATATGACCGTGAGCTATTTGCAAAAAATGGACTCCTACATCATGCCACCTGCATCAGTAGAAGTATGGGCGGGTAATAGTAAGAATGATTTGAAATTAGTAAAGAAAATACAACCTACCATGCCAACAAAAATGGAGTTAAATGCTAATATTGGACTAAATGTGGCTTTGGGTGGAGGTAATTATAAATTGGTAAAACTTATTGTAAAACCCATTGCGAAATTGCCAAGCTGGCACCCAGGTAAGGGAGATAAAGCATGGTTTTTTGTTGATGAAGTATTTTTCAATTGA